A portion of the Streptomyces erythrochromogenes genome contains these proteins:
- a CDS encoding cold-shock protein — protein MALGTVKWFNSEKGFGFIEQDGGGPDVFAHYSNIATQGFRELTEGQRVSFDVTQGQKGPQAENILPA, from the coding sequence ATGGCACTTGGCACCGTGAAGTGGTTCAACTCGGAAAAGGGCTTCGGCTTCATCGAGCAGGACGGTGGCGGTCCGGACGTCTTCGCCCACTACTCGAACATCGCCACCCAGGGCTTCCGTGAGCTCACCGAGGGCCAGCGCGTGTCCTTCGACGTGACGCAGGGCCAGAAGGGCCCCCAGGCGGAGAACATCCTCCCCGCCTAA
- a CDS encoding DEAD/DEAH box helicase — protein MTSSSSARPSRRPTRGRGAAQGRPKAGAGRQKSAPPAPRPQEFTMPEPAVPALPPVAAFEDMGMPEALLKTLAAQGVTEPFPIQAATLPNSLAGRDLLGRGRTGSGKTLAFGLALLARTAGRRAEPKAPLAMVLVPTRELAQQVTDSLAPYATAVNLRIATVVGGMSINRQSGALRRGAEVLVATPGRLKDLIDRGDADLSQVSITVLDEADQMTDMGFMPQVTALLKQVRPEGQTMLFSATLDKNIDKLVKMFLTDPVGHSVDPSAGAVTTMEHHVLYVLDETDKKAVATRIAARDGRVIMFVDTKRGVDRMVKKLLADGVRASGLHGGRSQPQRNRTLDWFKTGEVTALIATNVAARGIHIDDLDLVVNVDPPTDHKDYLHRGGRTARAGESGSVVTLVLPDQKRDMTRLMSDAGISPRTAQIKSSDEELARLTGAKEPSGIPVVLEVPQQPAPKARNGSGSGSGSRRRSGGPRTGSATGGAPAAGGRSRRSGGGSGQAPAASGSGQARRGGQGGGQGGGQGGSAGGSGERGRRGTGGSGGGAAAASARSRVGTGGQGRRRAV, from the coding sequence ATGACCAGCTCCAGCTCCGCACGTCCCAGCCGCCGCCCCACACGGGGACGAGGAGCGGCCCAGGGGCGTCCGAAGGCTGGTGCGGGACGGCAGAAGTCCGCCCCGCCCGCACCCCGGCCGCAGGAATTCACCATGCCGGAACCGGCCGTCCCGGCACTGCCGCCGGTCGCCGCGTTCGAGGACATGGGCATGCCCGAGGCGCTGCTGAAGACCCTCGCAGCCCAGGGCGTCACCGAACCGTTCCCCATCCAGGCCGCGACCCTGCCGAACTCCCTCGCCGGCCGCGACCTGCTCGGCCGCGGCCGCACCGGCTCCGGCAAGACGCTGGCCTTCGGCCTGGCGCTGCTGGCCCGTACCGCCGGCCGCCGTGCGGAGCCGAAGGCGCCGCTCGCCATGGTCCTCGTACCGACCCGCGAGCTCGCGCAGCAGGTCACCGACTCCCTGGCCCCGTACGCCACGGCCGTCAACCTGCGCATCGCCACCGTCGTCGGCGGCATGTCGATCAACCGGCAGTCGGGCGCCCTGCGCCGCGGCGCCGAGGTGCTCGTCGCCACCCCCGGCCGCCTGAAGGACCTCATCGACCGCGGTGACGCGGACCTCTCGCAGGTGTCGATCACCGTCCTCGACGAGGCCGACCAGATGACCGACATGGGCTTCATGCCGCAGGTCACCGCGCTGCTCAAGCAGGTCCGGCCCGAGGGGCAGACCATGCTCTTCTCGGCGACCCTCGACAAGAACATCGACAAGCTCGTCAAGATGTTCCTGACCGACCCGGTCGGCCACTCCGTCGACCCGTCGGCCGGTGCGGTCACCACCATGGAGCACCACGTCCTGTACGTCCTGGACGAGACCGACAAGAAGGCCGTGGCGACGCGTATAGCCGCCCGCGACGGCCGGGTGATCATGTTCGTGGACACCAAGCGCGGCGTGGACCGCATGGTCAAGAAGCTCCTGGCGGACGGCGTCCGCGCCTCCGGCCTGCACGGCGGCCGTTCGCAGCCGCAGCGCAACCGCACCCTGGACTGGTTCAAGACGGGCGAGGTCACCGCGCTGATCGCCACCAACGTGGCGGCCCGCGGCATCCACATCGACGACCTCGACCTCGTCGTCAACGTGGACCCGCCCACCGACCACAAGGACTACCTGCACCGTGGTGGCCGCACCGCGCGCGCCGGCGAGTCCGGCAGCGTGGTCACCCTGGTGCTGCCCGACCAGAAGCGGGACATGACCCGGCTGATGTCGGACGCCGGGATCTCCCCGCGCACCGCGCAGATCAAGTCCTCCGACGAGGAGCTGGCACGGCTGACCGGCGCCAAGGAGCCCTCGGGCATCCCGGTGGTGCTGGAAGTGCCGCAGCAGCCCGCGCCGAAGGCGCGCAACGGCTCCGGTTCGGGCTCCGGCTCGCGCCGCCGCTCGGGCGGCCCGCGCACCGGCTCCGCCACCGGCGGCGCCCCGGCGGCCGGCGGTCGCAGCCGCAGGTCCGGCGGCGGCTCCGGCCAGGCCCCGGCGGCCTCCGGCTCGGGCCAGGCCCGTCGCGGCGGCCAGGGCGGCGGTCAGGGCGGCGGTCAGGGCGGCTCGGCCGGCGGCTCCGGCGAGCGCGGCCGACGCGGCACGGGCGGCTCCGGCGGCGGCGCCGCCGCGGCCTCCGCGCGCAGCCGGGTCGGCACCGGCGGCCAGGGCCGCCGGCGCGCCGTCTGA
- a CDS encoding tyrosine-protein phosphatase: MSRVRIRRAAAAAVAAFALATLPTAAYAAAAPGAGVGARHHQQQAETIRQITLQGAVNVRDLGGYRTWTGGQVRQGLVYRSDALSKLTDADVTTVSGLGLTKVIDFRIPMEVQYDGADRLPAGLSATARPVSDLGLYGTLVGAIGSGDPVTQEQMLGGGRAEAYMRDIYRTFVTAPENRAQFAATLRELADGRQGPVLYHCTSGKDRTGWVSYVLLRALAVPEGTAEGDYLASNTFRAAYDAKVRAGLKQSGRMQNPDLLIPLQEVRQDYLDSATAQMEADYGSFYGYLTQGLGLDLRTLAKLQARLVR, from the coding sequence ATGAGCCGTGTCAGAATCCGCAGAGCGGCCGCGGCGGCCGTCGCCGCCTTCGCCCTCGCCACCCTGCCGACCGCCGCGTACGCGGCGGCGGCGCCCGGAGCCGGTGTCGGTGCCCGGCACCACCAGCAGCAAGCCGAAACGATCCGCCAGATCACTCTCCAGGGCGCCGTCAACGTCCGCGACCTCGGCGGCTACCGCACCTGGACCGGCGGCCAGGTCCGCCAGGGCCTCGTCTACCGCTCCGACGCACTGAGCAAGCTGACCGACGCCGACGTCACCACCGTCTCCGGTCTCGGCCTCACGAAGGTCATCGACTTCCGCATCCCGATGGAGGTCCAGTACGACGGCGCCGACAGGCTGCCCGCCGGACTCTCCGCCACCGCCCGCCCGGTCAGCGACCTCGGCCTCTACGGAACGCTCGTCGGGGCCATCGGCAGCGGGGACCCCGTCACGCAGGAGCAGATGCTCGGCGGCGGGCGCGCCGAGGCCTACATGCGCGACATCTACCGCACGTTCGTGACCGCCCCCGAGAACCGGGCGCAGTTCGCGGCGACGCTGCGGGAGCTCGCGGACGGCCGGCAGGGCCCGGTCCTGTACCACTGCACGTCCGGCAAGGACCGGACCGGCTGGGTGAGTTACGTGCTGCTGCGCGCCCTCGCCGTCCCCGAGGGCACGGCCGAGGGCGACTACCTGGCGTCGAACACCTTCCGCGCCGCCTACGACGCCAAGGTGCGGGCGGGCCTCAAGCAGTCGGGCCGGATGCAGAACCCGGACCTGCTGATCCCGCTCCAGGAGGTCCGCCAGGACTACCTGGACTCGGCGACGGCGCAGATGGAGGCCGACTACGGCAGCTTCTACGGCTACCTGACCCAGGGCCTCGGCCTGGACCTGCGGACGCTGGCGAAGCTCCAGGCCAGGCTGGTCCGGTAG
- a CDS encoding NAD(P)H-dependent flavin oxidoreductase has product METAFTKLVGVEHPIVQTGMGWVAGPRLVSAAANAGALGILASATMTTEQLRSAVREVRSRVPEGTPFGVNLRADAGDAPERVRLIIDEGVRVASFALAPSRELIGRLKDAGVVVIPSIGARRHAEKVAAWGADAVIVQGGEGGGHTGDVATTVLLPQVVDAVDIPVVAAGGFGDGRGLVAALAYGAAGIAMGTRFLLTSDSTVPDAVKAEYLKATVRDVTVTTAVDGLPHRMLRTELVESLERAGRARALVRAVRHAAGLRKLSGLSWPQMVRDGLAMKHGKDLSWSQVLLAANTPMLLKASMVEGRTDLGVMASGQVAGVIDDLPSCAELVSRVMAEAHSVLDRLHGSHGPHSLDALPPPG; this is encoded by the coding sequence GTGGAGACGGCGTTCACGAAGCTGGTCGGGGTCGAGCACCCCATCGTGCAGACGGGCATGGGCTGGGTCGCCGGCCCCCGCCTGGTGTCGGCCGCGGCCAACGCCGGCGCCCTGGGCATCCTGGCCTCGGCGACGATGACCACCGAGCAGCTTCGGTCGGCGGTCCGCGAGGTCAGGTCCCGCGTCCCGGAGGGGACCCCCTTCGGCGTCAACCTGCGCGCGGACGCCGGGGACGCGCCCGAGCGCGTCCGGCTGATCATCGACGAGGGGGTACGGGTCGCCTCCTTCGCCCTCGCGCCCTCCCGGGAGCTGATCGGCCGGCTGAAGGACGCGGGCGTGGTCGTCATCCCGTCGATCGGGGCCCGGCGGCACGCCGAGAAGGTGGCGGCCTGGGGCGCCGACGCGGTGATCGTGCAGGGCGGCGAGGGCGGCGGGCACACCGGGGACGTGGCCACCACGGTGCTGCTGCCGCAGGTCGTGGACGCCGTGGACATCCCGGTGGTCGCGGCGGGCGGCTTCGGCGACGGCCGCGGTCTGGTCGCGGCCCTGGCGTACGGGGCGGCGGGCATCGCGATGGGCACGCGGTTCCTGCTGACCTCGGACTCGACCGTCCCGGACGCGGTGAAGGCCGAGTACCTGAAGGCGACGGTCAGGGACGTCACCGTCACCACGGCCGTCGACGGGCTGCCGCACCGCATGCTCCGTACGGAGCTGGTGGAGTCCCTGGAGCGGGCGGGCCGTGCCAGGGCGCTGGTCCGGGCGGTCCGGCACGCGGCGGGCCTGCGCAAGCTGTCCGGTCTGAGCTGGCCGCAGATGGTCCGCGACGGCCTGGCGATGAAGCACGGCAAGGACCTGTCCTGGAGCCAGGTCCTGCTCGCCGCCAACACTCCCATGCTCCTCAAGGCGTCCATGGTCGAGGGCCGTACGGACCTCGGCGTCATGGCATCGGGCCAGGTCGCGGGGGTGATCGACGATCTTCCGTCCTGTGCGGAGCTCGTCTCCCGCGTCATGGCCGAGGCCCACTCCGTGCTGGACCGTCTCCACGGGTCGCACGGACCGCACTCGCTCGACGCCCTGCCACCACCAGGGTGA
- a CDS encoding CoA-transferase subunit beta, with translation MTTTTATRAEYCVIACAEAWRGDGEVLASPMGLIPSFGARLAKRTFSPDLLLTDGEAMLVGLDGTPEGWLPYRRHLTMVTGGRRHVMMGASQIDRFGNQNISCIGDWERPARQLLGVRGAPVNTLNNPVSYWIPRHSTRVFVERVDMVSGVGYDRAAEAGVTRFHRLPRVVSDLGVFDFAGPGRAMRLASLHPGVTVEQVRAATGFELALPDEVPYTREPTGPELRLIREVIDPKGLRDREVRG, from the coding sequence GTGACCACGACGACCGCCACCCGCGCCGAGTACTGCGTGATCGCCTGCGCCGAGGCCTGGCGGGGCGACGGCGAGGTGCTCGCCAGCCCCATGGGCCTGATCCCTTCCTTCGGGGCCCGGCTGGCCAAGCGGACCTTCTCCCCCGACCTGCTGCTGACGGACGGCGAGGCCATGCTCGTCGGGCTCGACGGCACGCCCGAGGGCTGGCTCCCCTACCGGCGCCACCTGACCATGGTCACCGGCGGCCGGCGGCACGTGATGATGGGCGCGAGCCAGATCGACCGGTTCGGCAACCAGAACATCTCCTGCATCGGGGACTGGGAGCGGCCGGCGCGCCAGCTGCTCGGCGTGCGCGGCGCGCCCGTGAACACCCTTAACAATCCGGTGAGTTACTGGATCCCCAGGCATTCGACGCGGGTCTTCGTCGAGCGCGTCGACATGGTCAGCGGCGTCGGGTACGACCGGGCCGCCGAGGCCGGGGTGACCCGGTTCCACCGGCTGCCCCGGGTCGTCAGCGACCTGGGCGTCTTCGACTTCGCCGGCCCCGGCCGCGCGATGCGGCTGGCGTCCCTGCACCCCGGGGTCACCGTCGAGCAGGTCCGGGCGGCGACCGGCTTCGAGCTGGCGCTGCCCGACGAGGTCCCGTACACGCGGGAGCCGACCGGGCCCGAACTGCGGCTGATCCGCGAGGTCATCGATCCGAAGGGTCTGCGCGACCGGGAAGTGCGGGGCTGA
- a CDS encoding CoA transferase subunit A, translated as MSDKSMTVEEVVGQLRSGMTLGIGGWGSRRKPMALVRALLRSEITDLTVVSYGGPDVGLLAAAGRIRRLVAPFATLDSIALEPHFRAARERAAFAFTEYDEAMFMWGLHAAANRLPFLPVRAGLGSDVMRVNPELRTVTSPYDDGEELVAVPALRLDAALVHLNRADRLGNAQYLGPDPYFDDLFCEAADAAYVSCEQLVETAELAKAGPPQSLLVSRHSVTGVVETPNGAHFTSCAPDYGRDEAFQKLYASTPWPEFSARFLSGAGEHDYQLAVRAWHEEQQ; from the coding sequence ATGAGCGACAAGTCGATGACCGTCGAAGAGGTGGTCGGGCAGCTGCGCAGCGGGATGACCCTCGGGATCGGCGGCTGGGGGTCCCGGCGCAAGCCCATGGCCCTGGTCAGAGCCCTGCTCCGGTCCGAGATCACCGATCTCACCGTGGTCTCGTACGGTGGGCCCGACGTCGGCCTGCTGGCGGCCGCGGGCCGGATCCGCCGGCTCGTCGCCCCCTTCGCCACCCTCGACTCCATCGCGCTGGAGCCCCATTTCCGGGCCGCCCGCGAACGGGCCGCCTTCGCGTTCACCGAGTACGACGAGGCCATGTTCATGTGGGGCCTGCACGCCGCCGCCAACCGGCTGCCCTTCCTGCCGGTCCGGGCCGGCCTCGGCTCCGACGTGATGCGGGTCAACCCGGAACTGCGCACGGTGACCTCGCCCTACGACGACGGCGAGGAACTCGTCGCCGTCCCCGCCCTGCGCCTCGACGCCGCCCTGGTCCACCTCAACCGAGCCGACCGCCTCGGCAACGCCCAGTACCTGGGCCCGGACCCGTACTTCGACGACCTGTTCTGCGAGGCCGCCGACGCCGCCTACGTCTCCTGCGAGCAGCTCGTCGAGACCGCCGAGCTCGCCAAGGCCGGCCCGCCGCAGTCCCTCCTCGTCAGCCGGCACTCCGTCACCGGGGTGGTGGAGACCCCGAACGGTGCGCACTTCACCTCCTGCGCCCCCGACTACGGCCGTGACGAGGCCTTCCAGAAGCTCTACGCGAGCACGCCCTGGCCCGAGTTCTCGGCCCGCTTCCTGTCCGGGGCGGGCGAGCACGACTACCAGCTGGCCGTCCGGGCCTGGCACGAGGAGCAGCAGTGA
- a CDS encoding enoyl-CoA hydratase family protein — MGVSTSDPDKGVALVTVDFPPVNALPVQGWYDLADALRTAGRDPEVRCVVLAADGRGFNAGVDIKEMQRDTGHAALIGANRGCYEAFAAVYECEVPVVAAVNGFCLGGGIGLVGNADAIVASDDAVFGLPELDRGALGAATHLARLVPQHLMRALYYTSRTATAAELHAHGSVWKVVPPGALRGAALELAAEIARKDGYLIRLAKAAINGIDPVDVHRSYRFEQGFTFEANLSGVADRVRDTFGKEERA, encoded by the coding sequence ATGGGTGTCTCCACCTCCGACCCGGACAAGGGCGTCGCACTGGTCACCGTCGACTTCCCGCCCGTCAACGCGCTGCCCGTGCAGGGCTGGTACGACCTCGCCGACGCCCTGCGCACCGCCGGCCGCGACCCCGAGGTCCGCTGCGTGGTCCTCGCCGCCGACGGCCGCGGCTTCAACGCGGGCGTCGACATCAAGGAGATGCAGCGCGACACCGGCCACGCGGCCCTCATCGGCGCCAACCGGGGCTGCTACGAGGCGTTCGCCGCCGTCTACGAGTGCGAGGTGCCGGTCGTCGCGGCCGTGAACGGGTTCTGCCTGGGCGGCGGGATCGGCCTGGTCGGCAACGCCGACGCGATCGTCGCCTCCGACGACGCCGTCTTCGGCCTGCCCGAGCTCGACCGGGGCGCGCTCGGCGCCGCCACCCACCTGGCCCGGCTGGTCCCCCAGCACCTGATGCGCGCCCTCTACTACACCTCGCGCACCGCGACCGCCGCCGAACTGCACGCCCACGGCTCGGTCTGGAAGGTGGTCCCGCCCGGAGCGCTGCGCGGCGCCGCCCTGGAACTGGCAGCCGAGATCGCGCGGAAGGACGGCTATCTGATCCGCCTGGCGAAGGCGGCCATCAACGGCATCGACCCCGTGGACGTGCACCGCAGCTACCGGTTCGAGCAGGGCTTCACCTTCGAGGCCAACCTCAGCGGGGTGGCCGACCGGGTCCGCGACACCTTCGGGAAGGAAGAGCGCGCATGA
- a CDS encoding SDR family oxidoreductase, whose translation MELDGRVVVVTGGTRGVGAGIARSFLAAGAEVVVCARRPPDEPVSTDGREASFIPLDLRDAGAVGDFFDAVADRYGRLDCLVNNAGGTPYRLLGEGGAERHARVVELNLVAPMTASLAAHPWLRRNRGSVVMIGSVSGTRPSPGTAAYGAAKAGLENLARSMAVEWAPEVRVNTLVLGMVRTELAHLHYGDEAGIEAVGATVPLGRLAEPADVGDAAVFLASDRARYVSGASLLVHGGGERPAFLDAATVNKES comes from the coding sequence ATGGAGCTCGACGGGAGGGTTGTCGTCGTCACCGGCGGAACCAGGGGCGTCGGGGCCGGGATCGCCCGGTCGTTCCTCGCGGCCGGCGCGGAGGTCGTCGTCTGCGCCCGGCGGCCCCCGGACGAACCGGTGTCGACGGACGGCCGCGAGGCGTCCTTCATCCCGCTCGACCTGCGCGACGCGGGCGCCGTGGGCGATTTCTTCGACGCGGTCGCCGACCGGTACGGGCGCCTCGACTGCCTGGTCAACAACGCGGGCGGAACCCCTTACCGCCTCCTCGGGGAGGGCGGCGCCGAACGCCACGCACGGGTCGTGGAGCTCAACCTGGTCGCCCCCATGACGGCCTCACTGGCGGCCCACCCCTGGCTCAGGCGGAACCGGGGCTCGGTGGTGATGATCGGCAGCGTCAGCGGGACCCGCCCCTCACCGGGGACGGCGGCGTACGGGGCGGCCAAGGCGGGCCTGGAGAACCTGGCCCGCTCGATGGCCGTCGAGTGGGCGCCCGAGGTACGGGTGAACACCCTGGTCCTCGGCATGGTGCGGACCGAACTCGCGCACCTGCACTACGGGGACGAGGCAGGGATCGAAGCGGTCGGGGCGACCGTCCCGCTGGGGCGGCTCGCCGAACCGGCCGACGTGGGCGACGCCGCGGTCTTCCTCGCCTCCGACCGGGCGCGGTACGTGAGCGGGGCGAGCCTGCTCGTGCACGGCGGCGGGGAGCGCCCGGCGTTCCTGGATGCGGCAACTGTCAACAAGGAGAGCTGA
- a CDS encoding SDR family oxidoreductase, with the protein MAGLCEGRVVIVTGAGRGLGRAHALAFAAEGARVVVNDLGVGLDGLPGPESPAAQVVREIEALGGEAVAHGGDIATPQGADSLVEAALDAFGRLDTLVNNAGFLRDRMLVNLDEDDWDAVMRVHLKGHFLPLRAAAAWWRAEAKAGRPVAARAVNTSSGAGLLGSVGQGNYSAAKAGVLGLTLVAAAEMGRYGVHVNAIAPAARTRMTERAFAQTMAAPEDGGFDAMAPENVSPLVVWLGADASAGVTGRVFETEGGRITVMEGWRPGPTADRGARWTPAEAGEAAVKLLAAAEPPLPAYGSGPA; encoded by the coding sequence ATGGCGGGACTGTGCGAGGGCCGGGTCGTGATCGTGACGGGCGCCGGGCGGGGGCTGGGCCGGGCCCATGCGCTGGCCTTCGCCGCGGAAGGGGCGAGGGTCGTCGTCAACGACCTGGGCGTGGGCCTGGACGGGCTGCCCGGGCCGGAGAGCCCGGCGGCGCAGGTGGTCCGGGAGATCGAGGCGCTGGGCGGCGAAGCCGTGGCGCACGGCGGGGACATCGCGACCCCGCAGGGCGCGGACTCCCTGGTGGAAGCCGCCCTCGACGCCTTCGGGCGCCTCGACACGCTCGTCAACAACGCCGGGTTCCTGCGGGACCGGATGCTGGTGAACCTGGACGAGGACGACTGGGACGCCGTCATGCGGGTCCACCTGAAGGGCCACTTCCTGCCGCTGCGGGCCGCTGCCGCGTGGTGGCGGGCGGAGGCGAAGGCCGGCCGGCCGGTGGCCGCCCGGGCCGTCAACACCTCCTCCGGGGCGGGGCTGCTGGGCTCCGTCGGCCAGGGCAACTACAGCGCCGCCAAGGCGGGCGTCCTCGGCCTCACCCTGGTCGCGGCCGCCGAGATGGGCCGGTACGGGGTCCACGTCAACGCGATCGCCCCGGCCGCGCGGACGCGCATGACGGAACGGGCCTTCGCGCAGACCATGGCCGCCCCCGAGGACGGCGGCTTCGACGCGATGGCCCCCGAGAACGTGTCACCGCTCGTGGTCTGGCTCGGCGCGGACGCCTCGGCCGGGGTCACCGGACGGGTCTTCGAGACCGAGGGCGGCCGGATCACGGTCATGGAGGGCTGGCGGCCGGGCCCCACCGCCGACCGCGGGGCCAGGTGGACCCCGGCAGAGGCGGGCGAGGCGGCCGTCAAGCTCCTGGCCGCGGCCGAACCGCCGCTCCCGGCGTACGGATCCGGCCCGGCCTAG
- a CDS encoding TetR/AcrR family transcriptional regulator: MQTLSRRERLRIETTAQIKEVALDLLAAGDVAGITLRGIAREMGMTAAALYGYFDTRDDLLATLAADTYNRLADQQEAARDALPEDATAARLLAVAGTFREWARTHPAEFRLTYGDSSPGYAPTADIVVAAARRCCMILLGLVDAAWPQAPEQLKRAEAEWADFVPSLAALARECFPHLPPQALLASLRVWGRMYGPVALEVYRQFGPDANPRVLFQAEMDSALEMLGLEKPSADTASAVSAK, encoded by the coding sequence ATGCAGACCCTGTCCCGCCGCGAACGCCTTCGGATCGAGACCACCGCGCAGATCAAGGAGGTCGCACTCGACCTGCTCGCCGCCGGTGACGTCGCGGGGATCACCCTGCGCGGCATCGCGCGCGAGATGGGTATGACGGCGGCGGCCCTGTACGGGTACTTCGACACCCGGGACGACCTGCTGGCGACGCTGGCCGCGGACACGTACAACCGGCTGGCCGACCAGCAGGAGGCGGCGCGGGACGCGCTGCCCGAGGACGCGACCGCGGCCCGGCTGCTCGCGGTCGCGGGCACCTTCCGGGAGTGGGCCCGCACCCACCCGGCGGAGTTCCGCCTCACCTACGGGGACAGCTCCCCCGGGTACGCCCCGACGGCCGACATCGTCGTGGCGGCCGCCCGCCGATGTTGCATGATCCTCCTCGGCCTGGTCGACGCCGCCTGGCCGCAGGCGCCCGAGCAGCTCAAGCGGGCCGAGGCGGAGTGGGCCGACTTCGTCCCCTCCCTGGCCGCGCTCGCCCGCGAGTGCTTCCCCCACCTCCCGCCGCAGGCGCTGCTGGCGTCGCTGCGCGTGTGGGGCCGCATGTACGGCCCCGTCGCGCTGGAGGTCTACCGCCAGTTCGGCCCGGACGCGAACCCGCGGGTGCTGTTCCAGGCGGAGATGGACTCGGCCCTGGAGATGCTCGGCCTGGAGAAGCCGTCCGCGGACACGGCCTCGGCCGTGTCCGCGAAGTAG
- a CDS encoding amino acid permease: MTARPSDAGPRRRIEPPLRSGARLPSPTAQPPTTYRTRATQGNLSCRTWTAADSSPPPPSPRAPGWPARSPPPTPSPLPHAARPGPALGNLTAHGEFAPHGPGAVLTATVGVVFAFGGTEIVAVAAAECPDPGRAVARATRQIVWRILVFFLGSVLLVVAIVPWPQISGGESPYVTALDRIGVPFAASAMSAVILTALMSVLGSTLYASSRMLHTLAGHGDAPRWAAAPRRAVLLGTVVGCGAVAAQAVSPGRTFPFLLNSTGAVLVIMYLGIAVSQFVLRIRTERTEPERMTFRMWGFPYLTVLVVLALSAVLCSVLFTAQTRPQLLMSLGSLGVVLVARVLTRGRRRTGELRFVNTVR; encoded by the coding sequence CTGACGGCCCGCCCCTCCGACGCCGGGCCCCGGAGACGCATCGAGCCCCCGCTCCGCTCCGGGGCCCGGCTCCCCTCCCCCACCGCACAGCCCCCCACCACGTACCGCACTCGCGCCACGCAAGGGAACCTGTCATGCCGAACCTGGACCGCCGCGGATTCCTCGCCGCCTCCGCCGTCGCCGCGGGCGCCGGGATGGCCGGCCCGCTCGCCGCCACCGACGCCGTCGCCGCTCCCGCACGCGGCCCGGCCGGGTCCGGCGCTGGGGAACCTCACGGCGCACGGGGAGTTCGCCCCGCACGGGCCCGGCGCTGTCCTCACCGCCACCGTCGGCGTCGTCTTCGCCTTCGGCGGGACGGAGATCGTGGCGGTCGCGGCCGCCGAGTGCCCCGATCCGGGCCGGGCCGTCGCGCGGGCCACCCGTCAGATCGTCTGGCGGATCCTGGTGTTCTTCCTCGGCTCGGTGCTGCTGGTGGTCGCGATCGTGCCCTGGCCGCAGATCTCCGGCGGGGAGAGCCCGTACGTGACGGCGCTGGACCGGATCGGCGTGCCCTTCGCGGCGTCGGCGATGAGCGCGGTGATCCTGACCGCGCTCATGTCCGTACTGGGCTCCACGCTGTACGCCTCCTCGCGCATGCTGCACACGCTGGCCGGGCACGGGGACGCGCCGCGGTGGGCGGCCGCGCCGCGGCGGGCGGTGCTGCTCGGCACCGTGGTGGGCTGCGGGGCGGTCGCGGCGCAGGCGGTGAGCCCGGGGCGGACCTTCCCCTTCCTGCTCAACTCGACCGGTGCCGTGCTCGTCATCATGTATCTGGGGATCGCCGTCTCCCAGTTCGTGCTGCGGATCCGGACCGAGCGCACCGAGCCCGAGAGGATGACCTTCCGGATGTGGGGCTTCCCGTACCTGACGGTGCTGGTGGTGCTGGCGCTGTCGGCGGTCCTGTGCTCCGTGCTGTTCACCGCGCAGACGCGGCCCCAACTGCTGATGAGCCTGGGCAGTCTGGGGGTGGTGCTGGTCGCCCGCGTCCTCACGCGGGGCCGGCGGAGGACCGGCGAGTTGCGGTTCGTCAACACGGTAAGGTAA
- a CDS encoding SDR family NAD(P)-dependent oxidoreductase, producing the protein MTTTLHGVALVTGGSRGIGAEIARTLAAHGADVAITYRSNKEQAEEVAGQVRALGRRAVTVEADAADAEAVTAAVDRVVRELGPVRILVNNAGYADMTCPPLAEVPLATLDRTLDINVRGAFLTAQAVSRSMPDGGRIVNIGSCLATQVPAPGFTAYAMSKAAVHGLTVGLARDLGERAITVNQVAPGSIDTDMNPADGPSADFQRGLNVFGRYGRAEEIASAVLYLASDEASFVTGTTLTVDGGANA; encoded by the coding sequence GTGACGACCACTCTCCACGGCGTGGCCCTGGTGACCGGCGGCTCCCGCGGCATCGGCGCCGAGATCGCCCGCACGCTCGCCGCCCACGGCGCCGACGTCGCGATCACCTACCGCTCGAACAAGGAGCAGGCCGAGGAAGTAGCCGGCCAGGTACGGGCGCTGGGCCGGCGCGCCGTGACCGTCGAGGCGGACGCCGCCGACGCGGAGGCCGTCACCGCGGCCGTGGACCGCGTCGTGCGCGAACTCGGCCCGGTGCGGATCCTCGTCAACAACGCCGGATACGCGGACATGACCTGCCCGCCGCTCGCCGAGGTGCCGCTCGCCACCCTCGACCGGACCCTGGACATCAACGTCCGCGGCGCCTTCCTCACCGCCCAGGCCGTCTCCCGGTCCATGCCCGACGGCGGCCGCATCGTGAACATCGGCTCCTGCCTCGCCACGCAGGTACCCGCGCCGGGCTTCACCGCGTACGCCATGTCGAAGGCGGCCGTCCACGGCCTGACCGTGGGTCTCGCCCGTGACCTGGGCGAGCGCGCCATCACCGTCAACCAGGTGGCCCCCGGCTCGATCGACACCGACATGAACCCGGCCGACGGCCCGTCCGCCGACTTCCAACGCGGCCTGAACGTCTTCGGACGCTACGGACGCGCCGAGGAGATCGCGAGCGCCGTCCTCTACCTGGCGAGCGACGAGGCCTCGTTCGTCACGGGCACCACGCTGACCGTCGACGGCGGCGCCAACGCCTGA